One Bradyrhizobium sp. CCGB12 genomic window carries:
- a CDS encoding flagellar basal body-associated FliL family protein, whose translation MRLIAAIVVLTLVAIGAGALAGLHLFAAAERVADAKKSAPPPPLASSYAGSARLRKLSPIVTNLAAPANNWARVEASMVTDSMSDDDAGILAAHISEDIVTYLRSASVAQFEGSRGLQHLRDDLTERANIRSSGKVRELIIETLVIQ comes from the coding sequence ATGCGCCTGATTGCGGCCATTGTCGTGCTGACCCTCGTCGCGATCGGTGCGGGCGCGCTGGCCGGCCTGCATCTGTTCGCGGCTGCCGAGCGCGTCGCCGATGCGAAGAAGAGCGCGCCGCCGCCGCCCCTCGCCTCGAGCTACGCCGGCAGCGCGCGGCTTCGAAAATTGTCCCCGATCGTGACCAATCTCGCCGCACCGGCCAACAATTGGGCCCGCGTCGAAGCCTCCATGGTGACCGACAGCATGAGTGACGACGATGCCGGCATCCTGGCCGCCCACATCAGCGAGGACATTGTCACTTACTTGCGGTCCGCATCGGTTGCGCAATTCGAGGGATCGCGCGGGCTCCAGCATCTGCGCGACGACCTCACCGAGCGCGCCAATATCCGGTCCTCGGGCAAGGTCCGCGAATTGATCATTGAGACGTTGGTGATCCAGTGA
- the fliP gene encoding flagellar type III secretion system pore protein FliP (The bacterial flagellar biogenesis protein FliP forms a type III secretion system (T3SS)-type pore required for flagellar assembly.), whose protein sequence is MRVRVLLLALMLVVLPEVALAQIPDLNSLLPPGNGSTSGRIIQLMALITVLSVAPGLLIMVTSFTRFAVALSFLRAGLGLQTTPANLVLISLALFMTFYVMAPTFDRAWETGVQPLMKNEISEEEAYLKITDPFREFMLAHVRDKDLQTFEALAAESFRRKFDDKRIDMRVIIPAFMISELRRSFEIGFLVILPFLVIDMIVATLTMSMGMMMMPPTILALPFKMLFFVLIDGWNLLASGLVRSFS, encoded by the coding sequence GTGAGAGTGAGAGTCCTGCTGCTAGCGTTGATGCTGGTCGTGCTGCCCGAGGTGGCGCTGGCCCAGATTCCGGACCTCAACTCGCTGCTGCCGCCCGGCAACGGCTCGACCAGCGGCCGCATCATCCAGCTGATGGCGCTGATCACGGTGCTGTCGGTGGCGCCGGGATTGCTCATCATGGTGACGAGCTTCACGCGATTCGCGGTCGCGCTGTCGTTCCTGCGCGCCGGCCTCGGGCTCCAGACCACGCCGGCCAACCTGGTGCTGATCAGCCTCGCGCTGTTCATGACGTTCTACGTGATGGCGCCGACATTCGACCGCGCCTGGGAGACCGGCGTCCAGCCGCTGATGAAGAACGAGATCTCGGAGGAAGAGGCCTATCTGAAGATCACCGATCCGTTCCGCGAGTTCATGCTGGCCCATGTCCGCGACAAGGATCTCCAGACCTTCGAGGCGCTCGCCGCGGAAAGCTTTCGCAGGAAGTTCGACGACAAGCGGATCGACATGCGCGTCATCATCCCGGCCTTCATGATCTCCGAGCTCAGGCGCTCGTTCGAGATCGGATTCCTCGTCATCCTGCCGTTCCTCGTGATCGACATGATCGTGGCGACGCTGACCATGTCGATGGGCATGATGATGATGCCGCCGACCATCCTCGCACTGCCGTTCAAGATGCTGTTCTTCGTGCTGATCGACGGCTGGAATCTGTTGGCGTC